The following proteins are co-located in the Corynebacterium kalinowskii genome:
- a CDS encoding 3-hydroxyisobutyryl-CoA hydrolase: MTAPEVLTSTRSSTGILELNRPKALNALDPEMIAIITAALEEWRDDPEIHRVVVVSNSEKGFCAGGDIKVVRERALEGDHEFGDQFLQAEYTMNAMIANYSKPYVAIIDGVVMGGGLGVSAHGSHRVISEKAFAAMPETAIGFIPDVGLSWMSTHVESAEGIPLPAVAKFVGITGYRMQPADMLYSGLATHFVPSEKIGDFTDMLIAESIDEALEKFAEEFTEESFLNQHRTVIEKCFGHDSWAEIEAALGQCEDPEFVDLVWDLLSSANPASVVATTELYTANAEIDSVEKGLNNEYAVGSVLRRQPNFPEGVRAVLVDKDRQPKFDPAKPADVDPIQYRSVLS; encoded by the coding sequence ATGACTGCACCAGAAGTATTGACCTCAACTCGTTCCTCCACCGGCATCCTTGAGCTCAACCGGCCTAAGGCACTCAACGCCTTAGATCCTGAGATGATCGCCATCATCACGGCAGCCTTGGAAGAGTGGCGAGATGATCCTGAAATCCACCGCGTGGTTGTCGTTTCCAATTCTGAAAAGGGCTTCTGCGCTGGTGGTGACATCAAAGTTGTTCGCGAGCGCGCTCTAGAAGGCGATCACGAATTTGGTGATCAGTTCCTTCAGGCCGAGTACACGATGAACGCCATGATCGCGAACTACTCCAAGCCATACGTGGCGATCATCGATGGCGTCGTCATGGGCGGTGGCCTAGGTGTGAGTGCGCATGGTAGCCACCGCGTTATCTCCGAGAAAGCGTTTGCTGCCATGCCAGAAACCGCCATCGGGTTCATTCCGGATGTCGGCCTGTCTTGGATGAGTACGCATGTGGAAAGCGCCGAAGGCATTCCGTTGCCGGCTGTTGCTAAATTTGTGGGCATTACCGGTTACCGCATGCAGCCAGCCGACATGCTTTATAGCGGCCTAGCAACTCATTTCGTACCGAGCGAAAAGATCGGCGACTTCACTGACATGCTCATCGCGGAGTCAATCGACGAAGCGTTGGAGAAGTTTGCTGAAGAGTTCACGGAAGAATCGTTCCTAAATCAACACCGTACAGTGATCGAAAAGTGTTTTGGCCACGACTCCTGGGCAGAGATCGAGGCAGCCCTAGGTCAGTGTGAAGACCCTGAATTCGTCGACCTCGTGTGGGACTTGTTAAGTAGCGCCAACCCAGCCTCCGTCGTTGCGACCACCGAGCTTTACACAGCCAATGCCGAAATCGATTCCGTAGAAAAGGGCCTCAACAACGAGTACGCCGTCGGATCCGTCTTGCGTCGCCAGCCGAACTTCCCAGAGGGCGTGCGAGCTGTGCTAGTTGACAAAGATCGCCAGCCGAAGTTTGACCCAGCGAAGCCAGCAGATGTGGACCCGATTCAGTATCGTTCGGTACTGTCTTAG
- a CDS encoding DUF6882 domain-containing protein, with protein MLENPNSISEVAWDGYIDRVDVDFNFQALLGEVLSREINQNSEGFQVRFQRRGGADLTFPADLVAEVDEGHLTWQSTRIAEAASVFGIPELIGTHQMQPELISAARTIYQNAPIIEVPFHDRTVVLALQGDWLRSNPQRALLQATAAETPAAHLDRCLEVFAAVRELPETPVLTRRDGAVYDIAGGLSLDDVRADAFYFAEEHRLFFEAIYPNPRAYFDPASGQAHLTSAEKTPLTCTATLLAVVEDDVWTATHALPYFARSQAASRARAILDFGYANNIPALVARTMPAQRAFDWDLIDVAKPIVGIWTHAFAPLSPTAYAVLLVDHPALRLPAPQPERVAAMKERQVPAGVDKQRALAAYDRFRMGRS; from the coding sequence GTGCTTGAAAATCCAAACTCGATTAGTGAGGTTGCGTGGGACGGCTACATTGATCGCGTCGATGTAGATTTCAACTTCCAAGCACTGCTGGGTGAGGTCCTTTCGCGGGAAATCAACCAGAATTCGGAAGGTTTCCAGGTTCGATTCCAGCGCCGAGGCGGCGCTGACCTCACCTTTCCTGCTGACCTAGTTGCAGAGGTCGACGAGGGACATCTCACCTGGCAGTCGACGCGCATCGCCGAGGCTGCTAGTGTGTTCGGCATTCCGGAGCTCATCGGAACCCATCAAATGCAGCCCGAGCTCATCTCGGCCGCCCGCACGATTTACCAAAATGCGCCGATCATCGAAGTCCCGTTCCACGACCGCACTGTTGTCCTTGCTTTGCAAGGAGATTGGCTGCGCTCCAATCCCCAGCGCGCTCTGCTGCAAGCCACGGCAGCGGAGACTCCGGCAGCTCACCTAGATCGATGCCTCGAGGTGTTCGCTGCCGTCCGCGAACTTCCTGAAACCCCCGTCCTAACCCGCCGCGATGGTGCCGTGTATGACATCGCCGGCGGTCTCAGCCTTGATGACGTCCGTGCGGACGCGTTTTACTTCGCTGAAGAACACCGCTTGTTCTTTGAAGCCATCTACCCCAACCCGAGAGCCTATTTCGATCCTGCTTCCGGCCAGGCTCATCTCACTTCTGCGGAGAAAACTCCCCTGACCTGTACGGCAACCCTGCTCGCCGTGGTCGAGGACGACGTGTGGACAGCCACCCACGCTCTGCCCTACTTTGCTCGCTCTCAGGCGGCATCACGGGCTAGGGCGATCCTCGACTTCGGCTACGCCAATAACATCCCGGCGTTGGTAGCCCGCACAATGCCAGCGCAGCGCGCCTTCGACTGGGATCTCATCGATGTCGCCAAACCAATCGTCGGGATATGGACGCATGCGTTCGCTCCGCTGTCACCCACCGCGTACGCGGTGCTCCTCGTCGATCACCCAGCGCTGCGCCTGCCTGCGCCTCAGCCGGAACGAGTCGCAGCTATGAAGGAGCGACAGGTTCCCGCGGGCGTCGATAAGCAGCGAGCTCTCGCTGCATACGACCGGTTCCGGATGGGTCGAAGCTAA